In the Chromatiales bacterium 21-64-14 genome, one interval contains:
- a CDS encoding glutamate synthase large subunit translates to MSTHPPLSGLYRPSFEKDNCGFGLIAQMDGKPSHWLVQTAIGSLARLTHRGAVAADGKSGDGCGLLMRLPTAFLRAVATEAGLSLSERYAVGVVFLHPEAGVAQAARRRLGDELAAQGLDVSGWRPVPTDPAACGAEALKTLPRVEQVFVNAAPGLDEAVLERQLFIARRRAEKARESEDPVFYVPSLSARVISYKGLVLPENLPVFYPELRDPRLTSSLCVFHQRFSTNTWPQWRLAQPFRYLAHNGEINTIRGNRNWSVARASKFETPLIPDMDALRPWVSESGSDSCSLDNMLEVLLAGGMDLFRAMRLLIPPAWQNVETMDPDLRAFYEYHSMHMEPWDGPAGIVLTDGRYAACSMDRNGLRPARYVVTRDRHITLASEIGVYDYAPADVVHKGRLMPGQMIAADTDSGELLLPRDIDARLKGGKPYKQWLRQHARRIESTLEAEVLTSAPLDERALDSWQKLFQVSFEERDQVIRVLAEAGQEAVGSMGDDTPLPALSRQARSLFDYLRQQFAQVTNPPIDPLREQIVMALETCFGREQNLFEETPEHAKRLLVDSPVLSEDKFRQLLAQDDPEYSHARIELNYPRALGLRGAIEALCEQAVAAVRGGQVLLVLSDRDIGPGKLPIHALLATGAVHHRLIREGLRCDANLVVETATARDPHHFACLIGYGATAVYPYLAYECLYDMVRSGELRAHDPSALGRAYRKGINKGLYKIISKMGISTITSYRGAQLFEIVGLHDEVVDLCFMGTVSRISGANFEDLERDQAQLAEHAWNPRKALDQGGLLKFIYGGEYHAYNPDVVQALHRAVRSGEFRDYQDYAALVNERPVTVLRDLFALREDTDPVPVDEVEAIEEIVKRFDSAGMSLGALSPEAHETLAEAMNRLGGRSNSGEGGEDPKRYRTNKTSKIKQVASGRFGLTPEYLVNAEVLQIKIAQGAKPGEGGQLPAHKVDATIARLRYAKPGIALISPPPHHDIYSIEDLAQLIFDLKQVNPQALVSVKLVSEAGVGTVAAGVAKAYADLITIAGYDGGTGASPLASVKYAGTPWELGLTETHQTLRANDLRGRVRVQTDGGLKTGLDVVKAAILGAESFGFGTAPMIAMGCKYLRICHLNNCATGVATQNNVLRMNHFHGKVEMVMNYFRFVARETREWMARLGVRRLTDLIGRTDLLVALPRQTDKQRRLDLDPILSDYGVAPDKPQFCQVARNEPFDKGELAEQMVLDTRDAIEHKRGGEFHYRLRNDNRSIGARLSGEIAQRHGNLGMDEAPITLRLTGTAGQSFGVWNAGGLHLYLEGDANDYVGKGMAGGKIVIYPPRDCDLASQENVIVGNTCLYGATGGRLFAAGLAGERFAVRNSGAITVVEGVGDHACEYMTGGVVAVLGACGLNFGAGMTGGIAFTLDLQNVFVDRYNHELVDIHRIDTENMEAHRNYLRALIREFVAETGSAWGRRILDEFSDFVGRFWLVKPKAVDLATILDTLQRAA, encoded by the coding sequence GTGAGCACCCATCCCCCCCTCTCCGGGCTGTACCGGCCGTCCTTTGAGAAGGACAACTGCGGCTTCGGCCTGATTGCGCAGATGGATGGGAAGCCCAGCCACTGGCTGGTGCAGACCGCCATTGGTTCCCTGGCGCGGCTTACCCACCGTGGTGCCGTGGCGGCGGACGGCAAAAGCGGGGACGGTTGCGGCCTGTTGATGCGGTTGCCCACGGCGTTTCTGCGCGCGGTGGCCACCGAGGCTGGCCTCAGCTTGTCCGAGCGCTACGCGGTGGGGGTCGTGTTCCTCCACCCCGAGGCCGGCGTCGCCCAGGCGGCGCGCCGCCGACTGGGCGACGAACTGGCAGCCCAGGGGCTGGACGTCTCCGGCTGGCGGCCAGTACCCACGGATCCCGCGGCCTGCGGCGCCGAGGCCCTGAAGACCTTGCCGCGGGTGGAGCAGGTGTTCGTGAATGCGGCGCCGGGGCTGGACGAAGCGGTCCTGGAGCGTCAGCTCTTCATTGCCCGGCGGCGCGCGGAGAAGGCACGGGAGTCTGAGGATCCGGTTTTCTATGTACCGAGTCTCTCCGCGCGGGTGATCTCCTATAAGGGTCTGGTCCTGCCCGAGAACCTGCCGGTGTTCTATCCGGAATTGCGGGACCCGCGTCTGACTTCATCTCTGTGTGTATTCCATCAGCGCTTCTCCACCAACACTTGGCCTCAGTGGCGCTTGGCGCAGCCGTTCCGCTATCTTGCGCACAACGGCGAGATCAACACCATCCGCGGCAACCGCAACTGGTCCGTGGCACGTGCCTCCAAGTTCGAGACGCCGCTGATCCCCGACATGGACGCGTTGCGCCCGTGGGTGTCCGAATCGGGTTCGGATTCCTGCAGCCTGGACAACATGCTGGAGGTGCTGCTCGCAGGTGGCATGGACCTGTTCCGCGCCATGCGTCTGCTGATCCCGCCGGCATGGCAGAATGTGGAGACTATGGATCCGGATCTGCGGGCGTTCTACGAATATCATTCCATGCACATGGAGCCCTGGGATGGTCCCGCCGGCATCGTACTGACTGACGGGCGCTATGCCGCCTGCAGCATGGACCGCAATGGCCTGCGCCCGGCGCGCTATGTGGTAACCCGCGACCGGCATATTACCTTGGCCTCCGAGATCGGAGTCTATGACTATGCGCCAGCTGACGTGGTGCACAAGGGCCGCTTGATGCCCGGCCAGATGATCGCCGCGGATACCGACTCCGGTGAATTGCTGCTGCCGCGGGACATCGATGCGCGGCTCAAGGGCGGCAAGCCGTATAAACAGTGGCTCAGGCAGCATGCCCGACGCATCGAATCCACCCTGGAGGCCGAGGTTCTTACTAGCGCGCCGCTGGACGAGCGCGCCCTGGACTCGTGGCAGAAGCTGTTCCAGGTCAGCTTCGAGGAACGGGATCAGGTTATCCGTGTGCTCGCGGAAGCCGGCCAGGAAGCGGTGGGCTCCATGGGGGATGACACGCCGTTGCCGGCCTTGTCCCGCCAGGCCCGTTCGCTGTTTGACTATCTGCGCCAGCAGTTCGCGCAGGTCACCAACCCGCCCATCGATCCATTGCGCGAACAGATCGTGATGGCCCTGGAGACCTGCTTCGGGCGGGAACAGAACCTGTTTGAAGAGACGCCGGAGCACGCGAAGCGGCTGCTCGTAGATTCGCCGGTCCTGTCCGAGGACAAATTCCGCCAGTTGTTGGCCCAGGACGATCCTGAGTACTCCCATGCCCGTATCGAGCTGAACTACCCCCGCGCTCTGGGGCTGCGCGGTGCGATCGAGGCCCTGTGCGAGCAGGCCGTGGCCGCAGTGCGCGGCGGCCAGGTGCTGCTGGTGCTGTCGGACCGCGATATCGGTCCCGGCAAACTCCCCATCCACGCCCTGCTCGCTACCGGCGCGGTGCATCACCGGCTGATACGGGAAGGGTTGCGCTGCGATGCCAATCTGGTGGTGGAAACGGCCACTGCCCGTGACCCCCACCATTTCGCGTGTCTGATCGGCTACGGTGCCACGGCGGTGTATCCCTATCTCGCCTACGAGTGCCTTTATGACATGGTGCGCAGCGGCGAGTTGCGCGCCCATGATCCGTCCGCTCTCGGCCGCGCCTACCGCAAGGGCATCAACAAGGGCCTCTACAAGATCATCTCGAAGATGGGAATCTCCACGATCACTAGTTACCGTGGGGCGCAATTGTTCGAGATCGTCGGGCTCCACGACGAGGTGGTGGACCTGTGTTTCATGGGTACCGTCAGCCGGATCAGCGGCGCGAACTTCGAGGACCTGGAACGGGATCAAGCGCAGCTTGCCGAGCACGCATGGAATCCGCGCAAGGCCCTTGATCAGGGCGGCCTGCTTAAATTCATCTATGGCGGCGAATATCACGCCTACAACCCGGATGTTGTGCAGGCCCTGCATCGTGCGGTGCGCAGCGGCGAATTCCGCGATTATCAGGACTACGCTGCGTTGGTCAACGAGCGTCCGGTCACGGTGCTGAGGGATCTGTTCGCGCTGCGGGAGGATACCGACCCGGTGCCTGTTGATGAGGTCGAGGCGATCGAGGAGATCGTCAAGCGCTTCGACAGCGCCGGCATGTCCCTGGGGGCCTTGTCCCCGGAGGCCCACGAGACGCTGGCCGAGGCCATGAACCGTCTCGGTGGGCGTTCCAACTCCGGCGAGGGTGGTGAAGACCCGAAACGTTACCGGACCAACAAGACCTCCAAAATCAAACAAGTGGCCTCCGGGCGTTTCGGCCTGACGCCGGAGTATCTGGTCAATGCCGAGGTGTTGCAGATCAAGATCGCACAGGGGGCAAAACCCGGCGAAGGTGGTCAACTCCCCGCGCACAAGGTCGACGCGACTATCGCGCGTCTGCGCTATGCGAAACCCGGCATCGCGCTCATCTCGCCCCCGCCGCATCACGATATCTATTCCATTGAGGATCTGGCGCAGCTGATTTTCGATCTGAAACAGGTCAACCCCCAGGCTTTGGTGTCGGTCAAGCTGGTCTCCGAGGCCGGAGTCGGAACCGTAGCGGCGGGGGTTGCCAAGGCCTACGCTGACCTGATCACCATTGCGGGTTATGACGGTGGCACCGGCGCAAGTCCTCTGGCCTCGGTGAAATACGCAGGCACCCCTTGGGAACTCGGCCTCACCGAAACGCACCAGACCTTGCGTGCCAACGACCTGCGCGGCAGGGTGCGGGTGCAAACCGACGGCGGACTCAAGACCGGACTCGACGTGGTCAAGGCTGCGATCCTCGGGGCGGAAAGCTTCGGCTTCGGTACGGCGCCCATGATCGCCATGGGGTGCAAATACTTGCGCATCTGCCATCTCAACAACTGCGCGACCGGTGTGGCGACGCAGAACAACGTGCTGCGGATGAACCACTTCCACGGCAAGGTCGAGATGGTAATGAACTATTTCCGGTTCGTTGCCCGCGAAACCCGCGAATGGATGGCGCGGCTCGGCGTGCGCCGACTCACCGATCTCATAGGACGAACGGATTTGTTGGTCGCCTTGCCGCGGCAGACCGACAAGCAGCGGCGCCTGGATCTCGACCCAATCCTTTCCGACTATGGCGTCGCTCCGGATAAGCCCCAATTCTGTCAGGTGGCCCGCAACGAGCCTTTCGATAAGGGCGAGTTGGCCGAGCAGATGGTACTGGATACCCGGGACGCCATCGAACATAAGCGCGGTGGGGAGTTCCACTACCGGTTGCGGAACGACAACCGCTCCATCGGGGCGCGTCTGTCGGGCGAGATCGCGCAGCGCCACGGCAATCTGGGCATGGACGAGGCCCCGATTACGTTGCGCCTGACCGGTACCGCGGGCCAGAGCTTCGGAGTATGGAACGCCGGCGGCCTGCACCTCTATTTGGAGGGCGATGCCAACGACTACGTGGGCAAGGGCATGGCCGGGGGCAAGATCGTGATCTACCCGCCCCGGGACTGCGACCTCGCGAGCCAGGAAAACGTGATCGTGGGGAACACTTGTTTATACGGTGCTACGGGAGGCCGGTTGTTCGCCGCGGGCCTTGCGGGCGAGCGCTTCGCGGTGCGCAATTCCGGCGCGATCACCGTGGTGGAGGGTGTCGGTGACCACGCTTGCGAATACATGACGGGCGGCGTGGTTGCGGTGCTCGGGGCCTGCGGCCTCAACTTTGGTGCCGGCATGACGGGCGGGATCGCCTTTACATTGGATCTCCAAAACGTTTTCGTGGACCGCTACAACCATGAGTTGGTAGACATCCACCGTATCGATACCGAGAATATGGAGGCCCACCGCAACTACCTGCGTGCGCTGATCAGGGAATTCGTCGCCGAGACCGGCAGTGCATGGGGACGCAGAATTCTGGACGAGTTCTCGGATTTCGTGGGCCGATTCTGGCTCGTAAAACCTAAGGCCGTGGATCTGGCGACCATCCTGGATACCCTGCAACGTGCGGCATAG